One segment of Yersinia kristensenii DNA contains the following:
- the yut gene encoding urea transporter, producing the protein MNAKTGHQSGWAQLSASNVFIEFIDTTLRGCAQVMFQNNPLTGLFFFIAIFVGAYGEGNPAVAYGCVLGTVVATLTGLTMRDRKSWRSGLYGYNGCLVGTALPTFLVATPVLWACIILGSIVSVIVMVCIADILKTWKVAALTAPFVLTTWMILLASYAFAGLHSSGLPTPTLPHQLVLETSAAAGGNIFVSMFNGISQVFLFSSLIGGILFIIGLAVESLWAAVFALGGSLLALFTAIFLGANPSSIDAGLYGFSAVLTAIALGSTFNKPSWRVLAYTIIGVIFTVIVQGALNIFLAPIGIPTLTMPFVLASWLFLVPNKEVMPAHRQ; encoded by the coding sequence ATGAATGCAAAAACAGGTCACCAATCCGGCTGGGCACAACTGAGTGCTTCGAATGTTTTCATTGAATTTATCGACACAACGTTGCGCGGTTGTGCGCAAGTCATGTTCCAGAATAACCCACTGACTGGGCTATTCTTCTTTATTGCCATATTTGTCGGAGCTTATGGTGAAGGAAATCCGGCGGTAGCCTATGGTTGTGTGCTGGGTACCGTGGTTGCCACCCTCACAGGGTTAACCATGCGTGACCGTAAATCGTGGCGCTCAGGATTATACGGTTATAACGGGTGTTTGGTGGGTACGGCCTTACCGACATTTTTGGTCGCCACGCCGGTTCTCTGGGCTTGTATTATTTTGGGTAGTATCGTGTCGGTTATTGTCATGGTGTGTATCGCCGATATTTTAAAGACTTGGAAAGTTGCGGCATTAACCGCGCCTTTTGTTCTCACCACCTGGATGATATTACTGGCGAGCTACGCCTTTGCTGGCCTGCATAGTAGTGGGCTACCGACGCCAACACTGCCCCATCAACTGGTTTTAGAGACCAGCGCGGCTGCGGGTGGCAATATCTTCGTCAGCATGTTTAATGGCATTTCGCAGGTATTCTTATTCAGTAGTTTGATTGGCGGTATTCTTTTTATTATCGGGCTGGCGGTAGAATCGCTTTGGGCGGCAGTTTTTGCGCTGGGCGGTTCGCTATTGGCGCTTTTCACCGCAATATTCTTGGGGGCAAACCCCAGCAGTATTGATGCCGGACTTTATGGATTCAGTGCGGTACTGACGGCAATTGCGTTAGGTTCGACATTTAATAAACCCAGTTGGCGGGTTTTGGCTTATACCATTATCGGCGTTATTTTTACGGTTATCGTACAGGGTGCGCTAAATATCTTCTTGGCCCCGATAGGTATTCCTACGTTGACCATGCCTTTTGTTCTCGCTTCATGGTTATTCTTGGTCCCAAATAAAGAAGTGATGCCAGCACATAGACAATAG